GGGCACGGCTGTGCCGTCGGTGACGCTGCCGCGCCGTGAAGCCCACCACCCGCCGCGTGTCCCGCACGGCGTCCAGCATCGTGGCGTGCCGCTCGGCCGCGGCCAACACGTCCTCGGCCCCGTGGCCGAAACGCTGCGCTTCCTCGTGGTCGCGGTAGGAGGGGGCGACGAGATGCAGTGGACCCAGGCCCGTGTTCTTGATCGCGCGCGCGGTCGAACCGACGTTGCCACCGAACATCGGTTCCACCAGCACCACTCGGCATGCCTGGATCACGATCGTCTCTCCGTTCCCGGCGCGCGACGCGACGCCGCACCGTTCAGGGTCGTGGGTCCGTCGACGCGATCGCCTTCGCGAACCCGACCAGCTCGGCGATCGAAGCTCCGCGCGGGACACGCTCGAGGTCGCCGGTCAACGCCTCCCCCTCCAGCCCCTTGCCCCCGATGATCAACGGGCACGCCGAGGCGGCCGTCTCCCGGGCCAGGGCCTCCAGCTGGGAACGGATCGTTCCCGAAGCCAGCGGAAGGTTCACGCTGACCCAAACCAGTCGAGCGCTGCGAAGACGGGCGGCGAGCGCCAGACTCGCGCCCGGCGTATTCGGCCCCAGGTGGATCGCGTCGATTCCCTCCGTGGTCAGCGCCGTCGCCGCTGCGAGGGACGCCAGCAGGTAGGGATCCCCCTCCAGCGCACCACCGATCGCGACCATCGCACCGGCGGGGGCGGGGAACAAGCTCCGCAGCTGGTTCAACGCCTGGTTGACGATGTCACTGGCGCGGTGCTCGACGACCAGCCCGTCCTCGGAGTGCTGCCACCGCGTCCCGATCTCCTCCATCGCCCCCCGGACCGGCCCGTCTGCGATCGCCGCGACCGAGTCGCCCCCCAGGTAGAGGCCCAGTACGAGGGCCAACGCCCGTCGCTCGTCCCCCTCGACGAGCACGTCCGTGAGTTGCCGGGTGGCTTCCTGCTGGCGGTCGCGCTCGGGAAGCATCACTCCGGCCAGATCGGGAAAGCCCAGCGCATCCGGAGCCACGAGTTCCAGCGAACTGCTGCGTACGAAGCGGAGCGCCTCGGTCAACGGAATGCGCCGGTGCCCGCCCGCGGTCCGCGCGGCACGCACCCGGCCTTCGTCGACCCAGCGCTTCATCGAGCTCTCGCTGACGCCCAGCGCCTGCGCGAGCTTCCGCGGTGTGAGCGATTGTTTCATGGGCCT
This is a stretch of genomic DNA from Candidatus Krumholzibacteriia bacterium. It encodes these proteins:
- a CDS encoding B12-binding domain-containing protein: MKQSLTPRKLAQALGVSESSMKRWVDEGRVRAARTAGGHRRIPLTEALRFVRSSSLELVAPDALGFPDLAGVMLPERDRQQEATRQLTDVLVEGDERRALALVLGLYLGGDSVAAIADGPVRGAMEEIGTRWQHSEDGLVVEHRASDIVNQALNQLRSLFPAPAGAMVAIGGALEGDPYLLASLAAATALTTEGIDAIHLGPNTPGASLALAARLRSARLVWVSVNLPLASGTIRSQLEALARETAASACPLIIGGKGLEGEALTGDLERVPRGASIAELVGFAKAIASTDPRP